The segment AGCCTCCCTGCCTCCGGTGGGCATCAACCTTTTTGTATCCAGTATCCGCTTTGAACGGCCGGTGCTCGACCTTTACCGGGCCTCCATCCCTTTTATCGTCATTCTTCTGATTACCCTCTTACTGATTACCTACCTGCCGGTTTTGAGTTTGATTTTTTTGTAAGTTATTTTGCTTGAACTCTCCGGTAGGCCCTATTATATTGTAACCCAATACAGCAATAGAGACACACCAATGGAACTGATTCGAGTCAACCTTACCCTAAGCCAGGAAGTAATTATCTGCCGGAAAGACACACAAGCCCTGACTTCAGCTTTTGAAGAAGCCTCCAAAGATAAAAAACGGCAAAAAATCCAAATAAAATGGGCGAAGATAGATGCCGAAGGGTGGAATTAATTGGATCAAAGGAATATTACCGTAGAATAATCAGATCTTAAAAAAGGAGAAAAATCGATGAAACAAAAAATTTCCGTAATCGGAGCCGGCAACGTCGGGGCCACCGCGGCCCAGCGCATCGCCGAAAAGGAATTGGCCGACGTGGTCCTGGTGGATATTTTAGAAGGCGTGCCCATGGGAAAGGCCCTCGATCTTTCGGAGGCCGCCCCCATTGAAAAACATGATGCCAAGGTGGCGGGGGCTAATGACTATGAGGCCACCAAAGACTCTGATGTCATCATTATTACCTCCGGCATTCCCAGGAAACCGGGCATGAGCCGGGACGACCTTTTGGCCACCAATGCCCGGATCATGAAATCCGTGGTCGGCCAGGCCGCCCGGTTTTCCCCCCAGGCCGTATTGATCATCGTCAGCAACCCGCTGGATGCCATGTGCCATGTGGCCCTGGAAGCCAGCGGCTTCCCCGGAAACAGGGTCCTGGGTATGGCCGGGGTCCTGGATTCGGCCCGTTTCCGGACCTTTATCGCCCGGGAACTTAATGTCTCCGTGGAAAATACCCACGCCTTTGTCCTCGGCGGGCATGGCGATACCATGGTCCCCCTGCCCCGTTTTTCCACCGTGGCCGGGATCCCGATAACCGAATTAATGGACCCGGCGACCATTGAACGTCTGGTCAAGCGTACCCGTGAAGGGGGGGCCGAGATCGTCAGCCTGCTCAAGACGGGCAGTGCCTATTACGCGCCGGCCTCAGCCGCCTGTGAAATGGCCGAAGCCATTCTGAAAGACAAGAAAAAAATCCTGCCCTGCGCCGCCTACCTGACCGGGGAGTACGGGATCAAGGATTTGTTTATCGGCGTTCCGGTAAAATTAGGCCAGGGGGGCATCGAAGAAGTCATCCAGATCAAACTGACCCCTGAAGAAGATGCCGCCTTGAAAAAATCCGCCGAGGCGGTCAAGGGGCTGGTGGAGGCCATGAAGAAGTTGGATATTTAATAAGAAAATAACGTTCGTCGTTCAGTGTTCGGCGTTCGGCGAAAGAAATTAATGCGAAAA is part of the Deltaproteobacteria bacterium genome and harbors:
- the mdh gene encoding malate dehydrogenase — its product is MKQKISVIGAGNVGATAAQRIAEKELADVVLVDILEGVPMGKALDLSEAAPIEKHDAKVAGANDYEATKDSDVIIITSGIPRKPGMSRDDLLATNARIMKSVVGQAARFSPQAVLIIVSNPLDAMCHVALEASGFPGNRVLGMAGVLDSARFRTFIARELNVSVENTHAFVLGGHGDTMVPLPRFSTVAGIPITELMDPATIERLVKRTREGGAEIVSLLKTGSAYYAPASAACEMAEAILKDKKKILPCAAYLTGEYGIKDLFIGVPVKLGQGGIEEVIQIKLTPEEDAALKKSAEAVKGLVEAMKKLDI